A window of Amycolatopsis australiensis contains these coding sequences:
- a CDS encoding alpha/beta fold hydrolase — translation MARAQANGLELEYDTFGDPGDPPLVLVMGLGAQMITWEEDFCALLAGRGFFVVRYDNRDVGLSTWLDDLPAPDLAALAAGDLATAPYLLSDLADDAVGLFDALGIAKAHVVGASMGGMIVQQLAIDHPDRLLSVTSIMSTTGDPAVGRAEPWALALLTRPPANTREQAIADSVEGYRRLGSPGYPDDEAFLLAKAELHYDRARHPAGTLRHAAAVVASGDRTAALRSVRLPALVVHGDADPLINVSGGKATAEAIPGAELLVIPGMGHNLPRAVWPELADAIERVTGQ, via the coding sequence ATGGCACGTGCACAGGCCAACGGTCTCGAGCTCGAATACGACACCTTCGGCGACCCGGGCGACCCGCCGCTGGTGCTGGTGATGGGCCTCGGCGCCCAGATGATCACCTGGGAGGAGGACTTCTGCGCGCTGCTCGCCGGCCGCGGGTTCTTCGTCGTGCGCTACGACAACCGGGACGTCGGGCTCTCGACGTGGCTGGACGACCTGCCCGCGCCGGACCTGGCCGCACTGGCCGCCGGGGACCTGGCGACGGCGCCGTACCTGCTGTCGGACCTGGCCGACGACGCCGTCGGGCTGTTCGACGCGCTCGGCATCGCCAAGGCGCACGTCGTCGGCGCGTCGATGGGCGGGATGATCGTGCAGCAGCTGGCGATCGACCACCCGGACCGGCTGCTGTCGGTCACGTCGATCATGTCGACCACCGGCGACCCGGCGGTCGGCCGGGCCGAGCCGTGGGCGCTGGCGCTGCTGACGCGGCCGCCGGCGAACACGCGCGAGCAGGCCATCGCCGACAGCGTCGAGGGCTACCGGCGGCTGGGCTCCCCCGGCTACCCGGACGACGAAGCGTTCCTGCTGGCCAAGGCGGAACTGCACTACGACCGCGCCCGCCACCCGGCCGGCACGCTGCGCCACGCGGCGGCGGTGGTGGCCTCCGGCGACCGGACGGCGGCCCTGCGGTCGGTCCGGCTGCCGGCTCTGGTCGTGCACGGCGACGCCGACCCGCTGATCAACGTCAGCGGCGGCAAGGCGACGGCGGAGGCGATCCCCGGCGCCGAGCTGCTGGTCATCCCGGGGATGGGCCACAACCTGCCGCGCGCGGTCTGGCCGGAGCTGGCCGACGCGATCGAGCGCGTGACGGGTCAATAG
- a CDS encoding MBL fold metallo-hydrolase, whose amino-acid sequence MDTGLSRRGLFGVGAVAASVLAGVTPASAATGTSRMTLRWWGNNSWEIVLPGVTILIDPWLTRFKTGTYTPAGADPRTPLTVNRALIDGYLDRGFLRAKHILVTHGHYDHLTDVPYLAKRTGATVIGTETHLSLMAALGTPEDQLAIASGGEDLTFDGYAVRVLRSLHSAVGARAQVPFPGSRPLSRRDRPRVIADLVEGGTLAYAVSGGGASVLNFGGSNYVESELAGLRPDVLLLPVGGAKVTQYVPRLLRVLGNPRYVAATHWDDFDLPLGQAHDPNGGLEVLRKAVAAASPASEFVVLDHLGSFTP is encoded by the coding sequence ATGGACACAGGACTCAGCAGACGCGGGCTGTTCGGCGTCGGCGCGGTGGCGGCTTCGGTTCTCGCCGGGGTCACCCCCGCTTCGGCGGCGACGGGCACTTCGCGGATGACGTTGCGGTGGTGGGGGAACAACAGCTGGGAGATCGTCCTGCCGGGCGTGACGATCCTCATCGACCCGTGGCTGACGCGCTTCAAGACGGGCACGTACACGCCGGCGGGCGCGGACCCGCGCACGCCGTTGACGGTCAACCGCGCGCTGATCGACGGTTACCTCGATCGCGGATTCCTGCGGGCGAAGCACATCCTCGTCACCCACGGCCATTACGACCACCTGACGGACGTCCCTTACCTGGCAAAACGCACGGGCGCGACGGTCATCGGTACTGAGACGCATTTGAGTCTCATGGCCGCGCTGGGCACCCCGGAGGACCAGCTGGCGATCGCGAGCGGCGGCGAGGACCTGACGTTCGACGGCTACGCGGTCCGGGTGCTGCGCTCGTTGCACTCGGCGGTGGGCGCCCGGGCACAGGTGCCGTTCCCGGGTTCGCGGCCACTGTCCCGCCGAGACCGCCCGCGCGTGATCGCGGACCTGGTGGAGGGCGGCACGCTGGCGTACGCGGTGTCGGGCGGCGGCGCGAGCGTGCTGAACTTCGGCGGCTCGAACTACGTCGAGTCCGAGCTGGCGGGCTTGCGCCCGGACGTGCTGCTGCTGCCCGTGGGCGGCGCGAAGGTGACGCAGTACGTGCCGAGGCTGCTGCGCGTGCTGGGCAACCCCCGCTACGTCGCGGCGACCCATTGGGATGATTTCGATCTGCCGCTGGGCCAGGCGCACGATCCCAACGGCGGGCTGGAGGTGCTGCGCAAAGCCGTGGCGGCGGCGAGCCCGGCAAGCGAGTTCGTGGTCCTGGACCACCTGGGTTCGTTCACGCCGTAG
- a CDS encoding carbon-nitrogen hydrolase family protein, protein MKVAIHQGPFAELPDAVAASGADLVATAEMSTTGYHIGARTHELAEPADGPTARRMSALARETGVALAYGYPETDGRSVYNSVQLVDAAGRRLANYRKTHLFGDLDKAWFTPGDEPVVQAAVAGIRVGLLICYDVEFPELVRAHALAGTELLVVPTALMSPYELVADTLVPARAYESQLFVAYANRCDVEQELTYCGRSCVAAPTGEVLARAGAGPALVTADVTRDALVASRLENTHLADRRPELYRGTTA, encoded by the coding sequence ATGAAGGTCGCGATCCACCAGGGCCCGTTCGCCGAGCTGCCGGACGCGGTCGCCGCGTCCGGCGCCGACCTCGTCGCCACGGCCGAGATGAGCACCACCGGCTACCACATCGGCGCGCGCACGCACGAGCTGGCCGAGCCCGCCGACGGCCCGACCGCGCGGCGGATGTCCGCGCTGGCCCGGGAAACCGGCGTCGCGCTCGCCTACGGCTACCCCGAGACCGACGGCCGAAGCGTCTACAACAGCGTCCAGCTCGTCGACGCGGCCGGCCGGCGGCTCGCCAACTACCGCAAGACGCACCTGTTCGGCGACCTCGACAAGGCGTGGTTCACCCCGGGCGACGAGCCGGTGGTGCAGGCCGCCGTCGCGGGTATCCGGGTCGGGCTGCTGATCTGCTACGACGTCGAGTTCCCCGAGCTGGTGCGGGCGCACGCGCTGGCCGGCACCGAGCTGCTCGTCGTGCCGACCGCGCTGATGAGCCCGTACGAGCTGGTCGCCGACACGCTCGTGCCCGCACGGGCCTACGAAAGCCAGCTGTTCGTTGCCTACGCCAACCGTTGCGACGTCGAACAGGAGCTGACCTACTGCGGGCGGTCGTGCGTGGCCGCCCCGACCGGCGAGGTACTCGCCCGGGCGGGCGCCGGGCCCGCGCTGGTCACCGCCGACGTCACCCGGGACGCGCTCGTCGCCTCCCGGCTGGAGAACACCCACCTGGCCGACCGGCGGCCCGAACTGTACCGAGGAACCACCGCATGA
- a CDS encoding TetR/AcrR family transcriptional regulator, with translation MNTEPAPRWRRLEPDERKEQIYACAARLFGERPYSEVSTSDIAAAAGVARGLINHYFGTKRELYLEIIRRALTVPRLAVEILPDGPLELRADVAIEWFLDMVTSQERMWLAAIAPEGIGRDLEVERILEEADRESADRVLEAVGLSSDSEHGPELNALVRAFGGMVKSAGREWLVRGSLTRAQVHLLLSKSLVTLVGEIFPAIQAEPPRAEPPEPRHGDRE, from the coding sequence ATGAACACCGAGCCGGCGCCGAGATGGCGAAGACTGGAACCGGACGAGCGGAAGGAACAGATCTACGCTTGCGCGGCGCGGCTGTTCGGTGAACGTCCCTACTCCGAAGTGTCCACTTCGGACATCGCCGCGGCGGCCGGTGTCGCGCGGGGGCTGATCAACCACTACTTCGGCACGAAACGCGAGCTGTACCTGGAAATCATCCGCCGGGCGCTGACCGTGCCGCGGCTGGCCGTCGAGATCCTCCCGGACGGGCCGCTGGAACTACGGGCCGACGTCGCCATCGAATGGTTCCTCGACATGGTCACCAGCCAAGAGCGGATGTGGCTGGCCGCGATCGCGCCCGAGGGCATCGGGCGTGACCTCGAGGTGGAGCGCATCCTCGAGGAGGCCGACCGCGAATCCGCCGACCGCGTCCTGGAAGCCGTCGGGCTGTCGAGCGACAGCGAGCACGGCCCCGAGCTCAACGCGCTCGTGCGCGCGTTCGGCGGGATGGTGAAGTCCGCCGGCCGGGAATGGCTCGTGCGCGGTTCGCTGACCCGCGCCCAGGTGCACCTGCTGCTGTCCAAGTCGCTCGTCACGCTCGTCGGGGAGATCTTCCCGGCCATCCAGGCGGAACCGCCGCGCGCCGAGCCACCGGAACCGCGCCACGGCGATCGCGAGTAG
- a CDS encoding flavin monoamine oxidase family protein: MTSAVPTAIHHDEPADRPITMFGPDFPFAYDDYLAHPAGLGAIPAAWHGTEVAVIGGGLSGIVTAYELMKLGLRPVVYEIAEIGGRLRTVRFPGCPDDVVAEMGAMRFPPASTALYHYIGKVGLETTPFPNPLAPATRSTVVDLKGESHYARTPEDLPPVFRDVAAAWDRTLAEHAAFAEMQTAIRDRDAKTIKRLWNELVPRLDNQTFYGFLCDSPAFASFRHREIFGQVGFGTGGWDTDFPNSILEILRVVYTGADDEHRSIVGGSRQLPLRLWEHAPSDLAFWPAGTTLAALHGGAPRPGVTRLHRTAPHNITVTDASGHIRTFGAAVFTAQSWLLLSKIECDEALFPIDHWTAIERTHYMESSKVFVPVDRPFWLDRDPVTGRDTMSMTLTDRMPRGTYLLGSDPASPAVICLSYTWADDSLKWLPLTVGERVEVMLGSLREIYPGVDVRRHIIGDPVTVSWEAEPHFMGAFKANLPGHYRYQHRLFTHFMQDRLPERYRGLFLAGDDVSWTAGWAEGAVQTALNAVWGVLHHFGGQTDPGNPGPGDLFDDIAPIALPD, translated from the coding sequence ATGACCTCCGCTGTCCCGACCGCGATCCACCACGACGAGCCCGCGGACCGCCCGATCACGATGTTCGGCCCCGACTTCCCGTTCGCCTACGACGACTACCTCGCGCACCCGGCCGGCCTCGGCGCGATCCCCGCCGCGTGGCACGGCACCGAAGTCGCGGTGATCGGCGGCGGCCTCTCCGGCATCGTCACCGCGTACGAGCTGATGAAGCTGGGCCTGCGGCCGGTCGTCTACGAGATCGCCGAGATCGGCGGGCGGCTGCGCACCGTGCGGTTCCCCGGCTGCCCGGACGACGTCGTCGCCGAGATGGGCGCGATGCGCTTCCCGCCCGCGTCGACCGCGCTCTACCACTACATCGGCAAGGTCGGCCTGGAAACCACGCCGTTCCCCAACCCGCTGGCGCCGGCGACCCGGAGCACGGTCGTCGACCTCAAGGGGGAGAGCCACTACGCGCGCACGCCGGAGGACCTGCCGCCGGTCTTCCGCGACGTCGCGGCGGCCTGGGACCGCACGCTCGCCGAGCACGCGGCCTTCGCCGAGATGCAGACCGCCATCCGCGACCGCGACGCGAAGACGATCAAGCGGCTGTGGAACGAGCTGGTGCCGCGGCTGGACAACCAGACGTTCTACGGGTTCCTCTGCGACTCACCCGCCTTCGCCTCCTTCCGCCACCGCGAGATCTTCGGCCAGGTCGGCTTCGGCACCGGCGGCTGGGACACCGACTTCCCCAACTCCATCCTCGAAATCCTGCGCGTCGTCTACACCGGCGCCGACGACGAGCACCGCAGCATCGTCGGCGGCAGCAGGCAGCTGCCGCTGCGGCTGTGGGAGCACGCGCCGTCGGACCTCGCTTTCTGGCCCGCCGGAACGACACTGGCCGCGCTGCACGGTGGCGCGCCCCGCCCCGGCGTGACCAGGCTGCACCGGACGGCACCGCACAACATCACGGTGACCGACGCGTCGGGGCACATCCGCACGTTCGGAGCGGCGGTGTTCACCGCGCAGAGCTGGCTGCTGCTGTCGAAGATCGAATGCGACGAGGCGCTGTTCCCGATCGACCACTGGACGGCGATCGAGCGCACGCACTACATGGAGTCCTCGAAGGTGTTCGTGCCGGTCGACCGGCCGTTCTGGCTGGACCGCGACCCGGTGACTGGCCGCGACACGATGAGCATGACCCTCACCGACCGCATGCCGCGCGGGACGTACCTGCTGGGCTCGGACCCGGCGTCGCCGGCGGTGATCTGCCTGTCCTACACGTGGGCCGACGACTCGCTGAAGTGGCTGCCGCTGACCGTGGGCGAGCGGGTGGAGGTGATGCTGGGCTCGCTGCGCGAAATCTACCCGGGCGTGGACGTGCGCCGGCACATCATCGGCGACCCGGTGACGGTGTCGTGGGAGGCGGAGCCGCATTTCATGGGCGCGTTCAAGGCGAACCTGCCCGGCCACTACCGCTACCAGCACCGGCTGTTCACCCACTTCATGCAGGACCGGCTGCCGGAGCGCTACCGCGGCCTCTTCCTGGCGGGCGACGACGTGTCGTGGACGGCGGGCTGGGCCGAAGGCGCGGTCCAGACCGCGTTGAACGCGGTGTGGGGCGTGCTGCACCACTTCGGCGGGCAGACCGATCCGGGCAACCCGGGACCCGGCGACCTCTTCGACGACATCGCGCCGATCGCGCTGCCGGACTGA
- a CDS encoding DUF5302 domain-containing protein has translation MSEPNPSPAGEEDDVKRKFREALERKQAHARSGATHENGGGKNQHAHGPAANKRTFRRKSG, from the coding sequence ATGAGTGAACCCAACCCGTCGCCGGCCGGCGAGGAGGACGACGTCAAGCGCAAGTTCCGGGAAGCGCTGGAGCGCAAGCAGGCCCACGCGCGCTCGGGAGCGACCCACGAGAACGGCGGCGGCAAGAACCAGCACGCCCACGGCCCGGCGGCCAACAAGCGCACGTTCCGCCGCAAGAGCGGCTGA
- a CDS encoding TetR/AcrR family transcriptional regulator, with product MPTSSSGTGQRPRSRAAAGLPALTADRIIGAATALTGERGLDNWTLRELARAVEAYPAVIYHHVGDRDAVVNAVVDRVVGLLELPGQDLPWQEWFTELLAGLRALLRSYPGCARRLALFGPSVQAASRSIDAGIGVLLRAGFGRESVLAYNLLLMTACQFVAMEDDRDGALARRLDNTEEYASYRERADLPGMAELGAAMHDLMGDPDLAAGYYAQLYDYAVQRCLDGLAHRLDELREPGDVG from the coding sequence ATGCCGACCTCATCCTCGGGCACCGGGCAGCGTCCCCGGTCGCGGGCCGCGGCGGGACTGCCGGCGCTCACGGCCGACCGGATCATCGGCGCCGCGACGGCGCTGACCGGCGAGCGCGGCCTCGACAACTGGACGCTGCGGGAGCTGGCCCGCGCGGTCGAGGCCTACCCGGCGGTGATCTACCACCACGTCGGCGACCGGGACGCGGTGGTCAACGCCGTCGTCGACCGCGTGGTCGGCCTGCTGGAGCTGCCCGGCCAGGACCTGCCGTGGCAGGAGTGGTTCACCGAGCTGCTCGCGGGGCTGCGCGCGCTGCTGCGGTCCTACCCGGGCTGCGCCCGGCGGCTCGCGCTGTTCGGCCCGTCCGTCCAAGCCGCCTCGCGCAGCATCGACGCGGGCATCGGTGTCCTGCTCCGCGCCGGTTTCGGCCGCGAGAGCGTGCTGGCCTACAACCTGCTGCTGATGACGGCGTGCCAGTTCGTCGCGATGGAGGACGACCGCGACGGCGCGCTCGCCCGGCGCCTGGACAACACCGAGGAGTACGCGAGTTACCGCGAGCGGGCCGACCTGCCGGGGATGGCCGAGCTGGGCGCGGCGATGCACGACCTGATGGGCGATCCCGACCTCGCGGCGGGCTACTACGCGCAGCTGTACGACTACGCCGTCCAACGCTGTCTCGACGGGCTCGCCCACCGGCTGGACGAGCTTCGCGAGCCGGGCGACGTGGGCTGA
- a CDS encoding SGNH/GDSL hydrolase family protein, with product MRTTAFIAIMVSALAVTTAGTAAADSGEYVALGDSAAAGPLILPPDLSSPGCLRSLADYPHVAAKSLGVPLDDVTCSGATTADMYAPQQTQAGAVPPQLDALDASTRTVTVTIGGNDVGLVGAATSCINLLPGINPDCVDRYTAGGHDQLAEKIAAFEPTWGALLDAIHAHAPNAAVFVAGYGTYLPPGGCWPIAPLTPRDADYIQGSIDKTNAALARQAAAHNARYVDIRTASIGHDVCKLPGVKWFESVVPTSVAAPMHPNADGMRGIGAAVAAAVRG from the coding sequence GTGAGGACGACGGCGTTCATCGCGATCATGGTCAGCGCGCTGGCCGTCACGACCGCGGGCACCGCGGCCGCGGACAGCGGCGAATACGTGGCACTGGGCGATTCCGCGGCGGCCGGGCCGCTGATCCTGCCCCCGGACCTCTCCTCCCCCGGCTGTCTCCGGTCACTGGCCGACTACCCGCACGTCGCCGCGAAGAGCCTCGGCGTGCCGCTCGACGACGTCACGTGCTCCGGCGCGACGACCGCGGACATGTACGCGCCGCAGCAGACGCAGGCCGGCGCGGTGCCCCCGCAGCTGGACGCGCTCGACGCGAGCACGCGGACGGTCACCGTGACCATCGGCGGCAACGACGTCGGCCTGGTCGGGGCCGCGACCAGCTGCATCAACCTGCTGCCCGGCATCAACCCGGACTGCGTCGACCGCTACACCGCGGGCGGGCACGACCAGCTGGCCGAGAAGATCGCCGCGTTCGAGCCGACGTGGGGCGCGCTGCTGGACGCCATCCACGCGCACGCGCCGAACGCGGCCGTGTTCGTCGCCGGCTACGGCACCTACCTGCCGCCCGGCGGGTGCTGGCCGATCGCGCCGCTCACCCCGCGGGACGCCGACTACATCCAGGGCAGCATCGACAAGACGAACGCCGCGCTGGCCCGGCAGGCGGCCGCGCACAACGCCCGTTACGTCGACATCCGGACGGCGTCGATCGGGCACGACGTGTGCAAGCTGCCCGGCGTCAAATGGTTCGAGAGCGTGGTGCCGACGTCGGTCGCGGCGCCGATGCACCCGAACGCCGACGGCATGCGCGGCATCGGCGCGGCCGTCGCGGCGGCGGTCAGGGGGTGA
- a CDS encoding PucR family transcriptional regulator, which translates to MTEHKSGADLALGGQRVHERLALREPELVTRVLTRIQAEVADYRRLPVEELAGDIARITRQAVRAFARSLREDRLLNEAELRQIGASAVRRAEEGFPLEAVLTAYHVGAREILAVGSADAGRADVADLLDVADRVLGFVGTVTGAVTRAYLEELRTKVGQEHTARRTLLSVLVDGGPVDVVARSAGITLPTRYLVLSVELGPHADEASPGVDTEIAVRRKLRRFLAAFERCCGDGVLASLDGTGGLVLLPLTGRLSAVPEWHALAEAAGRAAGVDVLAAAEPAEPPEVREVAARTGEVLDVLRWFGRPPGLYRLDDVLVEYQLTRPGAARDRLAAVLAPLDAHPELTETLSTYLELDTNRRRTAATLHVHPNTVDYRLRRVRDLTGIDPLHPAGLPRIVAALAARRANVPRG; encoded by the coding sequence GTGACGGAGCACAAATCCGGCGCCGACCTGGCCCTCGGCGGGCAGCGCGTGCACGAGCGGCTGGCGCTGCGGGAGCCCGAGCTGGTCACCCGCGTGCTGACCCGCATCCAGGCCGAGGTCGCGGACTACCGGCGGCTGCCGGTGGAGGAGCTGGCCGGCGACATCGCGCGGATCACCCGGCAGGCGGTGCGCGCGTTCGCACGCAGCCTGCGTGAGGATCGCCTGCTCAACGAGGCCGAGCTGCGGCAGATCGGCGCGTCCGCGGTGCGCCGCGCCGAGGAGGGGTTTCCGCTGGAGGCCGTGCTGACGGCGTACCACGTCGGCGCGCGGGAGATCCTCGCCGTCGGCTCGGCCGACGCGGGCCGTGCGGACGTCGCCGACCTGCTCGACGTCGCCGACCGCGTGCTCGGGTTCGTCGGCACGGTCACCGGCGCGGTCACGCGGGCGTACCTGGAAGAGCTGCGCACCAAGGTCGGGCAGGAGCACACCGCGCGCCGGACGCTGCTGTCGGTGCTCGTCGACGGCGGTCCCGTCGACGTCGTCGCCCGCAGCGCCGGGATCACGCTGCCGACGCGGTACCTGGTGCTCAGCGTCGAGCTCGGCCCGCACGCCGACGAGGCGTCGCCGGGTGTCGACACCGAGATCGCGGTCCGCCGCAAGCTGCGCCGGTTCCTCGCCGCGTTCGAGCGGTGCTGCGGCGACGGCGTCCTGGCTTCCCTGGACGGCACGGGCGGGCTGGTGCTGCTGCCGCTGACCGGGCGGCTGTCGGCGGTTCCGGAGTGGCACGCGCTGGCCGAAGCGGCCGGGCGCGCGGCGGGCGTGGACGTGCTGGCGGCGGCCGAACCCGCGGAGCCGCCGGAGGTCCGCGAGGTGGCCGCGCGGACCGGCGAGGTGCTCGACGTGCTGCGGTGGTTCGGCAGGCCGCCGGGCCTGTACCGCCTCGACGACGTCCTGGTCGAGTACCAGCTGACCCGCCCGGGCGCGGCCCGCGACCGGCTCGCGGCGGTGCTCGCGCCGCTGGACGCGCACCCCGAGCTGACCGAGACGCTCTCGACGTACCTGGAACTGGACACGAACCGCCGCCGGACGGCGGCCACGCTGCACGTCCACCCGAACACCGTCGACTACCGGCTGCGCCGGGTCCGGGACCTGACGGGCATCGACCCGCTCCACCCGGCCGGCCTGCCGCGCATCGTCGCGGCCCTGGCGGCCCGGCGCGCGAACGTCCCGCGCGGCTGA
- a CDS encoding amino acid permease: MNLRAATGRRKPVADLIAETEHGTLKRSLGLGQLTTLSIGATLGSGIFVVLGEAVPVAGPAVVLSFVLAGVTALFSALSYAELAGMIPLSGSSYSYAYATLGELVAWVCGWCLVLEYGVSVASVAVGWGQYLNELLRLAFGFTIPDALSQPPGSGGVVNVPAIVVVVLAMLLLLAGAKESARANAVMVAVKIGTLVLFCAIAFTAVRARNFTPFLPLGLAGMSAGGAKLFFSYIGFDAASTAGEEAKNPQRDLPRAILLSLGIVTVLYCLVAVAAVGALPWQRFDGQEAALSHVLSVVSGNPFWAGLLAVGAIVAISSVVLTVLYGQTRILFAMSRDGLVPKALSRVDAKTGSPRINTLVVSGFVAVLAAFIPLGKLADATSIGTLFAFLLVNIAVLLLRRRQPERPRSFRVPFSPVTPILGVLCCAYMMFSLDGATWVVFGAWMLLGLLIYFGYGIRRSRLA; encoded by the coding sequence ATGAATCTGCGAGCCGCGACGGGGCGGCGGAAACCGGTCGCCGACCTGATCGCCGAAACCGAGCACGGCACGTTGAAGCGGTCGCTCGGCCTCGGGCAGCTGACCACCCTCAGCATCGGCGCGACGCTCGGCAGCGGGATCTTCGTCGTGCTCGGGGAAGCCGTCCCCGTCGCCGGTCCCGCCGTCGTCCTCTCGTTCGTGCTCGCCGGGGTCACCGCGCTGTTCTCGGCCCTGTCCTACGCCGAACTCGCCGGGATGATCCCGCTGTCCGGTTCGTCCTACTCCTACGCCTACGCCACGCTTGGTGAGCTGGTGGCGTGGGTCTGCGGCTGGTGCCTGGTGCTCGAGTACGGCGTCTCGGTGGCATCGGTCGCCGTCGGGTGGGGGCAGTACCTCAACGAGCTGCTGCGGCTCGCCTTCGGTTTCACCATCCCGGACGCGCTCAGCCAGCCGCCCGGCTCCGGCGGGGTCGTCAACGTGCCCGCCATCGTCGTCGTGGTCCTCGCGATGCTCCTCCTGCTCGCCGGGGCCAAGGAGAGCGCCCGCGCCAACGCCGTCATGGTCGCCGTCAAGATCGGGACGCTGGTGCTGTTCTGCGCGATCGCCTTCACGGCCGTGCGGGCGCGGAACTTCACGCCGTTCCTGCCGCTCGGGCTGGCCGGGATGAGCGCGGGCGGCGCCAAGCTGTTCTTCTCCTACATCGGGTTCGACGCCGCGTCGACCGCCGGCGAGGAGGCGAAGAACCCGCAGCGCGACCTGCCGCGGGCCATCCTGCTCTCGCTCGGCATCGTCACCGTGCTCTACTGCCTGGTGGCCGTGGCCGCGGTCGGCGCGCTGCCGTGGCAGCGGTTCGACGGCCAGGAAGCCGCGCTGTCGCACGTCCTCAGCGTCGTCTCGGGCAACCCGTTCTGGGCCGGGCTGCTCGCCGTCGGTGCCATCGTGGCCATCTCCAGCGTCGTGCTGACCGTCCTTTACGGACAGACGCGCATCCTGTTCGCGATGTCCCGCGACGGGCTCGTGCCGAAGGCGCTGTCCCGGGTGGACGCGAAGACCGGCTCGCCGCGGATCAACACGCTGGTGGTCTCCGGCTTCGTCGCCGTGCTCGCCGCGTTCATCCCGCTCGGCAAGCTCGCCGACGCCACCAGCATCGGGACGCTGTTCGCGTTCCTGCTGGTCAACATCGCCGTCCTGCTGCTGCGGCGGCGCCAGCCCGAGCGGCCGCGCTCGTTCCGCGTGCCGTTCTCCCCGGTGACGCCGATCCTGGGCGTGCTCTGCTGCGCGTACATGATGTTCAGCCTCGACGGCGCCACCTGGGTGGTCTTCGGCGCCTGGATGCTGCTGGGCCTGCTGATCTACTTCGGCTACGGGATCCGGAGGTCGAGGCTGGCATGA
- a CDS encoding pyridoxamine 5'-phosphate oxidase family protein → MSEPTSTKNLDRSGSAELPWSRARDLLATQTPKENLTFFVGTVRPDGRPHAAGVGAIWVDGVLYFKSGPGTRRARNLAANPACTVSVRLNGIDLTMEGEARRVTDPAILERVAAVYRDGGWPATVDGDALTAPYSAPSAGPPPWPLYRLVLERAIGVASAEPYGATRWDFTP, encoded by the coding sequence ATGAGCGAACCCACCAGCACCAAGAACCTCGACCGGTCCGGATCCGCGGAGCTGCCGTGGAGCCGGGCGCGCGACCTGCTCGCCACCCAGACACCGAAGGAGAACCTGACGTTCTTCGTCGGCACCGTCCGGCCCGACGGGCGGCCGCACGCCGCGGGCGTCGGTGCCATCTGGGTGGACGGCGTCCTGTACTTCAAGAGCGGACCCGGCACGCGCCGGGCCCGCAACCTGGCGGCCAACCCGGCGTGCACCGTTTCGGTCCGCCTGAACGGCATCGACCTCACCATGGAGGGCGAGGCCCGGCGCGTCACCGATCCCGCGATCCTGGAACGGGTGGCGGCCGTCTACCGCGACGGCGGCTGGCCCGCGACCGTGGACGGCGACGCGCTGACGGCCCCGTACAGCGCGCCGAGCGCCGGGCCGCCGCCCTGGCCGCTGTACCGGCTCGTGCTCGAGCGGGCCATCGGGGTCGCCTCCGCCGAGCCGTACGGCGCCACCCGCTGGGACTTCACCCCCTGA